The nucleotide sequence ATTCGAGGCATGGGAAAGAGGCAATGAAAATGTCtggtcaggagatggaatatcttggaagaacagcaaggaggccaatgtcacaggattgcagagtatgtggaaaggaacaaggtgtaagaaaaccaaaaaggtaggaagaggccaagttACAAAGGGTTTGATCTGGAAGGTATTAGGGAGCTAGCAGAGTTTATTGAATACGGAggtgaaatggtcagacctgccctttaggaaTATCAGCTGACCGCtgaatgaaggatagattggagtgggaaaaGGCAGGGAGTACAACCAGCAGGCTATAGAAATAGTCCAGTGAGGAGGGACTTCATCAGGGTGGTTATATTGTCAAATGACCCCAGCTACTGAGGTAAagactcactgtttgacaaaaactgctgggaaaactggaaagcagtctggtttagaccaacacctcacatcatttaccaagataagatccaCATGGTTATGTGACTTAGATTTAAAAGGTcacataaaaatgaagaaagaagaaattacctttcttaTCTGGATAGGGAAAGAGTCTGTCACCAAaaggatcacataagataaaatggacaattttgattacataaaattaaaagttttgcacaaacaaaaccgaTGTAGCCAAGCTTAATAGAGAAAtagttaactggggaaaaaatctttgcagcaagtttctctaataatggtctcattttccagatatataaggaattgattgGAAGAAttagagtcattccccaaatgataaataatcaaaggatataaacagggaATTCTcacaggaagaaatccaagttatcaacagCCGtattaaaaaatgttctaaatcaccaataattagagaaatgtaaattaaagcaactttgaggttctacCCCATAACCATCAGATTGTCAAagctgacagaaaaggaaaatggcaaatgttgtaGGAGCTCAGGCAAAAGGGATACATGCATGGTTTGTGGAGTTTTTAATTATTCCAGCcactctgaaaagcaatttggaagtatgcccccAAAAGTTACAAAATTGTGCACACAATTTGATCCAGCTATACAACTTACTATGCCTATGCCTCagagagaccaaagaaagagggaaagaacccATATGagcaaaaacatttataacagatctttttgtggtagcaaaaaatggGAAAGTAAGGGGGTACCTATCAactaggggaatggctaaacaaactttGGTATGCaaatataatggaacactattgtactgtaagaaatgataaaatggacaGTTCCCGAGAAGACTTTTATCAACTGATGttaaatgaaatgagcagaaccaggagaacaatttgtaccatAACAACAGtgtaaaaataaacacataaaaaaaacataaatacataagaattctgatcaacagaATGACCAgttatgattccagaagactgttGATGAAGAATGTTATCCAGAATGGACCaaatatgcagaataagacatacatatTAAAACATTGCCactgtaggaatttgttttatttgactattcatatttgttataaggattttttcttcctttttttcggTTGTGGCGGTGGGGAATGGGAgcaatagaaaataaatgcttgtaattttaatagtaatttattaattggagagttgctgaacaaactgtggcatacaaatgtaatggaataatattacaCTGAGAAGAATTATTGGGAAGTGATAAagcataaaaaacaaaatatgataaaacatttttttaaaatacgaTAGGGAATGAAGACCTTATAGACTATTATAAAGTCATTTAactcaggcctgcacaacctgcagtaAGGATTTCTTCTACATATacaggatgttttcctctacattttttgtgggtTCCCCTCTAAAATCCTCTGGCATGCGGCAAGCGGCCTAAGGGCCATCAGTGTCCCAGGGCAGGCTGTGCAGGCctgacttaacttctcagtgccctaggcagttCTCTTaaaactataagttacagagaaataTAGATTTTTACTGGTGGAGGAAATTCACCATataaatgaaaccacaggtccaatCCCAGTCCCCTAAATGGCATAAAACCTGAATTACCTACCTTCGAAATaatttatgtacatataaatacatacatatatacacaaacatatgacTTACTGTTCTttctgttataattattattcaaagataaaatattatactAAATGAAGCAGTGGCATATGTAACCAGAATTCTCAGTTCACTGATTTCCAGtaaggaaatgatgacatcacTTGCTCCTGGGACAAATCTCATCACTGATAACATGATAGAACATTCTCCTGCTAGGACAATAGGATaatgggtagagtgctggccTCAGaggtaggaagatctgagttggaatgctaagtcatttaacttctactgtctgtaaaatgagaataaatatatgttgtgagaatcaaatggaatgacatatatatgtatgcgtgcgtatattatacatatatacatatattgctaTGAAAgccttaaagcattttataaatcctAGTTATTATTTTATGACATCACTCTAAAACAGAATTATATCTCTCCACGCCTCTATCTATGTTCCATGTCAAAGTGACGGTGATATTAGAGTCCCTAAGAGAAATATCCCAATTGGAACTAACCTTCTTGCTTGTCCCTCTGTCCCCAAgcccaatttttcttccttttgatggTCCTCATCTCCAGCTCAGGTGCCTAGAAGGGGTTACCATGGTGATCTACTTGACCATGTTGCTATGACATCCACCATACATTAGGGACATTGATTTGAATGGGGTGTGGAAACATCTACCTCCCATAAATCCATTGGTATTACCTAAGGGTCCTATGTCTGAGGAGGCAGGAGAGAAGCGCCATGAAAAAGTACCATTTATCGAACCCCGCAGCCATTTACTCTCCTTATCTCAGCTCAGACTTCCCTGGACCAATTCCCACAGTTCTATTGAAAGGAATACACCTCAGGGACTCAGTTATCAGACTTCCCAAGACTCaggttttctttcacaaattcaTTATGAATGTCCCttccagtcatttttttttttagacagcAGCATCTGTGTCTTGAAATGTCGCTAGTGTAATTTTCTCTTTGGGTATTTTAAAATACCCTTATCCAAAAATGCCCAAGGAAATCACACACTGAGCAAAAACCACCACTCCCTCCACTGTGACTATCCGGCGAGAGGAAAAAGGGGTTGGATTGCTGAGATGTGTGGGATATGTAGATCGCTGAGACAAATAAGGATGGGGTTGAAGAGCACTGAAGAGTTGGAACTTCGGGGTAGGGCAGGCTAGACACCTGAGTCCTGGGAAGACCAATGGATCCTGTAACTGTCTATCCCAAGCTCACACTTGGCTCTCTCTACATTTCTTTGAGCTTGGCAGGCCAGTCCTAGGAATGCCGCAGTAGAAGTCTCAGGAAATTCCAACCCTGAAACCACATCACTACCTTGCATCTCTAGACTTTCTAATTACTATCGACCTAAATCCTAATCTCTTCTAatgtctaattaaaaaaaaaaaacaaaactcaagagagtgGAAGGCCATGCCTAATTTTTTTAATTCGTTATACAAAAATCCCACAcccaccccactcctcccttTTTCATCTTGCAGCGTGGACAACAATAGAGAACTACATTTCCCAGTGAAGATTGCGTTTGGTCCCCGGAGGAGCGGCCAATGGGTACCAGACACTTGCCTGGTATGGACCAATCAGTGCTCCATTACCCGGGCTTTGTCTGCTATGTAGCTGGCGCCTACCTCttcatccttccctcctctcagaCCACGCAGCGCAAGCGCGCCCCGCCCTACTTCTCCTCCCtcgcttcccctcccccttccttctttctccctctcagaaCGTTTGTGTAGCTGTGTTCTGAACTAGCAGCTCCAACCTTCCGGGGAATCTTCTATTAATAAAGAGCTCGTTCAgcgaaaaggagaaaatatatatttatatatcattgtCTCCTCGCTGCACATCACTTGagacaagcaaaaataaattctaaCCATGAGGGAAATCGTACATATCCAGGCTGGCCAGTGTGGCAATCAGATCGGTGCAAAGGTAAGGATTTTGATTTTACATATTCTCTTCACCTccattgattattttttaaaggaaagaaaattaaaaagatttcctgggggggggggaaagtaGTGGCGGGACTGTCGCTagctccccctccctgcccaaaGCAGCAcgaaccaataaataaataaataatctaagcatttttttttttttttgcggcgGGAATTTTCATTAGTGaaatttgtagggtttttttttcttattctcttacCTGGGTTAGTTTTGTTGGCGTGTCGCAACCTGGTCCTTTCTATCAGTTAAAAAGGGACTTCTTAATCCATGGAGTGGGTTAATTGGAAGGTGTGTCTCTTTCCCCTTGGGGTTTTGGGGCTCGGGTTGAAGGAATGTGTAAAACGGATCTCAAAGCGACTTTTGTGTCGGAGATGGATGAACGGAAACGCGCGAGACAAAGCGAGGCCAGTGGTGTCCCATGTGCATCTcagcctctctccctttccccccgcCCAAAACTGTGACTCTTGCCCGAATCCTAATGAGAAGGTGAAAAACTGCATTGTGCACCGAactggagaaaaagggaaaggagtagGCAAGTGGGGTGTGAGGGGAACTCGTAGtcgacccccccccccaaatatatatgaaatgtggGATTTTCCTAAGTTCTCTCGTTTTCTTTTGTGAGAAGGAGGAAGGGTGGGGGGACTTTTTCCCCCTTCGCTGTCTGAAAGCCCTCCCTTTAAGGGCGGGAGCGggagcgggggtggggtggggtgtgagtTCCCGCGCGTTGTCTGGTGTTCCGCGTGGATAGTTCCACGAGgacaaagctttaaaaaatgggTGACAAAGAAAGCAATTCCAATAcataaggagaagaaaatggaaactaTAGCAAAGAAACAACATTTTAGGGCAAAAGGgttccttctccctgcccccagtgCGAAGATACTGTGTAACGGATGGGGGTGGAAAGGAAGTGGGAAGGAGAGTTTGCAACGTTGTGGCAAAAGGGCGGAGCCCGCTTGGGGCGGGACAATGAACTCCCTCGCGCTCTAGGGCCATGCTGGATAGAGGAAAGGAGCCCCACCCTTGGCTCCCATTGTCCATCATTTCCCCCTTGCCTTCTCGCACCTCCCACAGGCTCGCTCCACAGTGAGTTCTGCGGGATGGGTGGGTAGCAGCTGCAGAGCCTTTTTCTTTGTGCGCATCGGAGGGGCGTTGCCTGaggggggggagaaagggagggcgGTAGTGACATTTATCTTTCCTATGCAGCGACCCAGGCATCTGGCCTCTACCCTCCTCCTGGATTACCTGGAATGAGTCGGTCTCCTTCAACCCTATTATCTCATGCATTTATAGGGCAGGATAATCCTGTAACAAGCTTCCTGTGCTGTCCCATCTGTTCCAggaaggggcgggggagggaatCCCCTGGgttttttaggggaaaaaatatgaCTCCTGGATTGAGCAGAGTTTTGGGATTGAGAGTCTACCATAGGAGTGAGGGAGCATAATTTTTAGTCTATTCTGACTACTTCTTTACTCGTCTGTCTGCCTAGTTCTGGGAGGTCATCAGTGATGAACATGGCATCGACCCGACCGGCACCTACCATGGGGACAGCGACCTGCAGTTGGACCGGATTTCTGTCTACTACAATGAAGCCACTGGTGAGGGGCAGGAAGGGCACCCTTCCCACTATTCTGCCTTCTGAAATAGGGGAAACCATTTGTCCTTGGGAGACCCTTTCTCCACTTCCCAAAGGCTCTGgtcatcttccccttcccctttacaggcacacacaccccttttctcCACTGGGTAATCCCAGACTAGTTCTCCACTGCCACCTGGTGGTAAAAACTAGAATGGCAGCGGGAGGGCCACGTATTAAGGGACCCCGGGGACCCTCCCTTTCTCCGGCTGACACTTATTCTGCACTTTCTCCTAAAAGGTGGCAAATATGTTCCCCGGGCCATATTGGTTGATCTTGAGCCTGGAACCATGGACTCTGTTCGTTCTGGACCTTTTGGCCAGATATTCAGGCCAGACAACTTTGTCTTTGGTGAGTCgaagtgaatttttttaaaaggtaacaaAAAAGGTTAGAGAGGTAATAACCTTGCCActgggagagtgggtggggaagagACTCATTACTGGCTGTTGCCccaggtaaactcccaaataaTCATCACTCTTGGATTTGAAGTTTCTTCGTTAAGAATGGGTGTTGGTTGAATCCTCTGGATAGGTTAGGGTCTTGTTGAAGGGAACTTGAAATAGAGGCAAATTAACATACAGGTATTTTCAGATAATTGAGGGGTCTTTAGGGGGAGTTTATTATCAATGTAGAATGATGGCAGGGAGGGAATTAGGAACTTCAAAACTGGGAAATGGGCTCAGTGTGTAGGTTGTGGCCAGAAGAGTTCCAGAAAAGTAGGGGTGACTTGGAGGTAGAATAAGGGGAATGATTGAGAGGATCTTCTaagacagtggtgtcaaacttggAAAGAGGGGCCACTAAATTAAGAATCCTTGCtggcatattaacttagaaaaccacacattaacgtTATCTGTACTATTGTgaatttttatttagttaaatatttctcaattacattttaatctgggcaTGTCTGACACCTCTGTTGTAAGGTAGAAATGGATAAAAGATCTTTAGGTGATAGGGGAAAGGGTTGGTGGTAGTGTGGGATATCACAGCATCCCACCTGATCTACCCTGCCTCCCACCCTCAATTCTAGGCCAGTCCGGGGCAGGCAACAATTGGGCCAAAGGCCACTATACCGAGGGGGCAGAGCTGGTGGATTCAGTCTTGGATGTGGTTCGAAAGGAGGCAGAGAGCTGTGATTGCCTGCAAGGCTTCCAGCTGACCCACTCACTTGGTGGAGGCACAGGCTCAGGGATGGGCACCCTGCTCATCAGCAAGATCCGAGAAGAGTACCCTGACCGAATCATGAATACGTTTAGTGTGGTTCCATCACCCAAGGTCTCAGATACCGTGGTTGAGCCCTACAATGCCACACTCTCTGTCCACCAGTTAGTAGAAAACACAGATGAAACCTACTGCATCGATAATGAAGCACTCTATGACATCTGCTTCCGTACCCTCAAGCTGACCACGCCAACCTATGGTGACCTCAACCATCTAGTTTCTGCCACCATGAGTGGTGTCACCACCTGCCTTCGCTTCCCTGGCCAGCTTAATGCTGACCTCCGCAAATTGGCTGTCAACATGGTCCCCTTCCCTCGACTCCACTTCTTCATGCCTGGCTTTGCCCCCCTCACCAGCCGTGGGAGCCAGCAGTACCGTGCCCTAACTGTGCCTGAGCTCACCCAGCAAGTCTTTGATGCCAAGAACATGATGGCAGCGTGTGACCCTCGCCATGGGCGGTATCTCACCGTCGCCGCTGTTTTCCGTGGTCGGATGTCCATGAAGGAGGTGGATGAACAAATGCTCAACgtgcaaaacaaaaacagtagCTACTTCGTCGAGTGGATCCCCAACAATGTCAAGACTGCTGTCTGTGACATCCCACCCCGTGGGCTCAAGATGGCCGTCACCTTCATTGGCAACAGCACTGCCATCCAGGAGCTCTTCAAGCGCATCTCCGAGCAGTTCACTGCCATGTTCCGCCGGAAGGCCTTCCTCCACTGGTACACAGGGGAAGGGATGGACGAGATGGAGTTCACCGAGGCTGAGAGCAACATGAATGATCTCGTTTCTGAGTACCAACAGTACCAGGATGCCACtgctgaagaggaggaggatttcggtgaggaggcggaggaggaggcCTAAGGGAGATGCCCTG is from Trichosurus vulpecula isolate mTriVul1 chromosome 7, mTriVul1.pri, whole genome shotgun sequence and encodes:
- the TUBB gene encoding tubulin beta chain, which gives rise to MREIVHIQAGQCGNQIGAKFWEVISDEHGIDPTGTYHGDSDLQLDRISVYYNEATGGKYVPRAILVDLEPGTMDSVRSGPFGQIFRPDNFVFGQSGAGNNWAKGHYTEGAELVDSVLDVVRKEAESCDCLQGFQLTHSLGGGTGSGMGTLLISKIREEYPDRIMNTFSVVPSPKVSDTVVEPYNATLSVHQLVENTDETYCIDNEALYDICFRTLKLTTPTYGDLNHLVSATMSGVTTCLRFPGQLNADLRKLAVNMVPFPRLHFFMPGFAPLTSRGSQQYRALTVPELTQQVFDAKNMMAACDPRHGRYLTVAAVFRGRMSMKEVDEQMLNVQNKNSSYFVEWIPNNVKTAVCDIPPRGLKMAVTFIGNSTAIQELFKRISEQFTAMFRRKAFLHWYTGEGMDEMEFTEAESNMNDLVSEYQQYQDATAEEEEDFGEEAEEEA